From one Trifolium pratense cultivar HEN17-A07 linkage group LG1, ARS_RC_1.1, whole genome shotgun sequence genomic stretch:
- the LOC123900257 gene encoding ACD11 homolog protein, which yields MVSFNMEHSDSEIPFPLSAITEAFENLSEKVKGIKNGSTGHLRLDNFCEIASLVSVLFRCLGLAFKFAEMEYVAKLHALVDASKTFQTLQDIIDHDVANYTVKTSGSNSRNLRRVRQGLDLVRAIFEQLLSTSDSYLKEVASTAYAEVCAPYHTWAVRTAVYAGMYTLPTREQLFLKLNETEQSAEKKMRRYISASLPIIEYIDKLYLSRNIVLDW from the exons ATGGTCAGTTTTAATATGGAACATTCTGATTCAGAGATTCCTTTTCCTCTTTCTGCCATTACCGAAGCCTTTGAGAATCTCTCTGAAAAGGTTAAGGGAATCAAAAACGGTTCTACCGGACATCTTCGTTTGGACAATTTCTGTGAAATTGCTTCTCTTGTTTCTGTTCTTTTTCGTTGTCTTGGTCTTGCTTTCAAATTTGCTGAAATGGAATACGTTGCTAag CTGCATGCACTGGTGGATGCATCAAAGACATTTCAGACTTTACAAGATATAATTGACCATGATGTGGCCAATTACACAGTGAAAACATCAGGGAGCAATTCACGTAATCTACGCAGAGTTCGGCAGGGTCTTGATCTCGTTAGAGCTATATTCGAACAACTTTTGTCAACTAG TGATAGTTATCTAAAGGAAGTGGCTTCAACAGCTTATGCAGAGGTCTGTGCACCGTATCACACATGGGCGGTCAGGACGGCTGTTTATGCTGGAATGTATACACTTCCGACAAGAGAACAACTTTTTTTAAAGCTCAATGAAACAG AGCAATCAGCAGAGAAGAAGATGAGAAGATACATTTCTGCTTCACTTCCGATCATAGAATACATCGATAAATTGTACCTTTCTCGAAATATTGTATTGGACTGGTGA
- the LOC123900274 gene encoding ubiquitin receptor RAD23c isoform X1 has product MKVFVKTLKGTHFEIEVTPQDTISDVKKNIETVQGVDVYPAAQQMLIHQGKVLKDGTTLEENKVAENSFIVIMLSKSKPASGEGSTASNAPPAKAPQTSAAPTSTPTVSVSQAPAATAATPASVAAPSPAPAATPAPISSATATEGSDVYGQAASNLVAGSNLEGTVQQILDMGGGSWDRDTVIRALRAAFNNPERAVEYLYSGIPEQAEVPPVSRVPASAQPANPEAAAAAPQAAQPAPVTSSGPNANPLDLFPQVTIAVFLTGKGNVFSVVYLTLCYRASQILVVLLVPALWIFSATVNKYYFSLPVSAFALNLVLHRYVLNRLIFFFFPFLFQFQALRAMVQANPQILQPMLQELGKQNPQLMRLIRDHQADFLRLINEPMEGGEGNLLGQMAAGLPQPQSVTVTPEEREAIERLEAMGFDRAIVLEVYFACNKNEELAANYLLDHMHEFDEQ; this is encoded by the exons ATGAAGGTTTTCGTCAAGACTCTTAAAGGAACTCACTTCGAAATCGAAGTCACGCCACAAGACACG ATTTCCGATGtgaagaaaaatatagaaactGTTCAGGGTGTAGATGTCTATCCTGCTGCACAGCAAATGCTTATTCATCAAGGGAAAGTTCTGAAGGATGGGACCACCTTGGAGGAAAATAAAGTAGCTGAAAATAGTTTCATTGTAATCATGCTTTCAAAG AGTAAGCCTGCGTCCGGTGAAGGGTCTACTGCTTCAAATGCTCCTCCAGCAAAG GCTCCACAGACAAGTGCTGCTCCTACTTCAACCCCCACAGTGTCTGTATCTCAAGCTCCTGCTGCAACTGCGGCAAC GCCTGCATCCGTTGCTGCGCCTTCTCCAGCTCCAGCTGCTACTCCGGCTCCTATATCTTCAGCAACTGCTAC gGAAGGTTCTGATGTCTATGGGCAGGCGGCATCCAATCTGGTTGCCGGTAGCAACTTGGAGGGAACAGTTCAACAAATCCTAGATATGGGTGGAGGAAGCTGGGATAGGGATACTGTTATTCGTGCTCTTCGAGCTGCCTTCAACAACCCCGAGAGAGCGGTTGAATATTTGTATTCA GGTATCCCTGAACAAGCTGAAGTTCCACCAGTGTCCCGAGTTCCTGCAAGTGCACAACCTGCGAATCCTGAAGCTGCAGCTGCAGCTCCACAAGCAGCACAGCCTGCTCCTGTTACCTCAAGTGGACCTAATGCTAATCCTCTGGACCTCTTTCCCCAGGTAACAATTGCTGTGTTTTTAACTGGAAAAGGAAATGTCTTTTCAGTGGTATACTTAACTCTATGTTACAGGGCCTCCCAAATATTGGTGGTGCTGCTGGTGCCGGCTCTCTGGATTTTCTCCGCAACAGTcaacaagtattatttttcTCTCCCTGTGTCAGCATTTGCACTGAATTTAGTACTTCATAGATATGTTCTAAATAgattaatcttttttttcttcccatTCTTATTTCAGTTCCAAGCATTACGTGCTATGGTGCAGGCAAATCCACAAATATTGCAG CCCATGCTACAGGAGCTTGGCAAACAAAATCCTCAACTTATGAGATTGATTCGAGATCATCAGGCTGACTTCCTTCGCCTGATAAATGAACCTATGGAAGGTGGCGAAGG GAACCTATTGGGACAGATGGCTGCTGGCTTGCCACAACCACAATCAGTAACTGTCACTCCCGAGGAGCGCGAAGCAATTGAACGC CTTGAAGCAATGGGCTTTGATCGTGCTATAGTATTGGAGGTGTACTTCGCTTGCAACAAAAACGAGGAATTGGCCGCCAACTACCTTTTAGACCACATGCATGAGTTCGACGAACAATGA
- the LOC123900274 gene encoding ubiquitin receptor RAD23c isoform X2 yields MKVFVKTLKGTHFEIEVTPQDTISDVKKNIETVQGVDVYPAAQQMLIHQGKVLKDGTTLEENKVAENSFIVIMLSKSKPASGEGSTASNAPPAKAPQTSAAPTSTPTVSVSQAPAATAATPASVAAPSPAPAATPAPISSATATEGSDVYGQAASNLVAGSNLEGTVQQILDMGGGSWDRDTVIRALRAAFNNPERAVEYLYSGIPEQAEVPPVSRVPASAQPANPEAAAAAPQAAQPAPVTSSGPNANPLDLFPQGLPNIGGAAGAGSLDFLRNSQQFQALRAMVQANPQILQPMLQELGKQNPQLMRLIRDHQADFLRLINEPMEGGEGNLLGQMAAGLPQPQSVTVTPEEREAIERLEAMGFDRAIVLEVYFACNKNEELAANYLLDHMHEFDEQ; encoded by the exons ATGAAGGTTTTCGTCAAGACTCTTAAAGGAACTCACTTCGAAATCGAAGTCACGCCACAAGACACG ATTTCCGATGtgaagaaaaatatagaaactGTTCAGGGTGTAGATGTCTATCCTGCTGCACAGCAAATGCTTATTCATCAAGGGAAAGTTCTGAAGGATGGGACCACCTTGGAGGAAAATAAAGTAGCTGAAAATAGTTTCATTGTAATCATGCTTTCAAAG AGTAAGCCTGCGTCCGGTGAAGGGTCTACTGCTTCAAATGCTCCTCCAGCAAAG GCTCCACAGACAAGTGCTGCTCCTACTTCAACCCCCACAGTGTCTGTATCTCAAGCTCCTGCTGCAACTGCGGCAAC GCCTGCATCCGTTGCTGCGCCTTCTCCAGCTCCAGCTGCTACTCCGGCTCCTATATCTTCAGCAACTGCTAC gGAAGGTTCTGATGTCTATGGGCAGGCGGCATCCAATCTGGTTGCCGGTAGCAACTTGGAGGGAACAGTTCAACAAATCCTAGATATGGGTGGAGGAAGCTGGGATAGGGATACTGTTATTCGTGCTCTTCGAGCTGCCTTCAACAACCCCGAGAGAGCGGTTGAATATTTGTATTCA GGTATCCCTGAACAAGCTGAAGTTCCACCAGTGTCCCGAGTTCCTGCAAGTGCACAACCTGCGAATCCTGAAGCTGCAGCTGCAGCTCCACAAGCAGCACAGCCTGCTCCTGTTACCTCAAGTGGACCTAATGCTAATCCTCTGGACCTCTTTCCCCAG GGCCTCCCAAATATTGGTGGTGCTGCTGGTGCCGGCTCTCTGGATTTTCTCCGCAACAGTcaacaa TTCCAAGCATTACGTGCTATGGTGCAGGCAAATCCACAAATATTGCAG CCCATGCTACAGGAGCTTGGCAAACAAAATCCTCAACTTATGAGATTGATTCGAGATCATCAGGCTGACTTCCTTCGCCTGATAAATGAACCTATGGAAGGTGGCGAAGG GAACCTATTGGGACAGATGGCTGCTGGCTTGCCACAACCACAATCAGTAACTGTCACTCCCGAGGAGCGCGAAGCAATTGAACGC CTTGAAGCAATGGGCTTTGATCGTGCTATAGTATTGGAGGTGTACTTCGCTTGCAACAAAAACGAGGAATTGGCCGCCAACTACCTTTTAGACCACATGCATGAGTTCGACGAACAATGA